The DNA region CCATTCCATCTTGTACTTCCTCGTCTGACTTCTCAAACTCCTGAACAATAATATCTCTGGTTTTGTCTAAAACCTCCCCTGGCTTTGATAATGAAAACTCCTTTACCGCTCTATTTAAGCCATTATGACAAACCACAGAAACCATGGCCCCCGGAACACCATGACCGGTGCAATCTGCCGCGGCAAATAGTATCAAATCATCTTTCTTTTCCATCCAATAGAAATCACCAGCTACTATATCTTTCGGTTTATAGAGGATAAATGCATCTTTTAGATATTCGTCAACGATATGATCAGGCGGGAGGATGGCCTTTTGAATACGTTTGGCATAATTAATAGAATCGAGTATTTCTTTATTTTTCTCTTCTACTTCTTTCTTTTTTTGTTCGATGAGTATATTTTGTTGACGAGTAATGCGGAGTCTATTATAAATGAATCCTCCAAAAAGAATCAGCATAAAAACACCTCCATATAGCGCAAATCGTTGAGTACGTTCTTGTTTTATTTCAGCTTTTTGTGCAGCTATCTGAGCATCGGTTACTTTTTTGGCTTCCATCATTTGTATGCTATCTGCGGTGGCTTGCTTTTCGTAGGCATATTTAAATTCTTGTCTGATGGCTTGCTTCTGGTTTTCTTCGCTGAGTATGGTATCTCTTGTACTGATATATAATTGGAACATATCATAAGCCTGACTATTATTTCCTTGGGCTTCATAGGCTTGATAGAGGGTTTGTGCCGCATTTTTAATTTCAAGATTAATATCTGATGCCTTTCCAATGGCTAGTGATTGCTTGGCAAGTTTTATGGCCATTTTGTAATTATTCAATTGCAAATAGGTTTTGGCCATATTATTCTGACTGCTTGCTATACCTTTTTTACTATTGATTTGCCGATATAGATGCAAGGCCTCATCAAACTGTTTTAAGGCTAAGGTGGGCTTCTTTAATTGTAAGCTAATTCCTCCCAAATTATTATATACATCTGCCACCCCCATGGGATATTGAATGCTTTCATAGATTTTTAGGCATTTATTAAAATACACGATGGCTTCATCTGGTTTTCTTTGTGTGCTTAGAATATGACCGATATTGATATAAGCATAAGCAATCCTTCTCTGATCATCTATATCTTCTAGTATTTCTATGCTCTTAAAGTAAAAATCAAGAGCTTTCACCATTTCTTCTTGGTGATAATACATGGTCCCTAGATTAATCAAAGAACCTGCCTCACCTCTTTTGTCGCCTATTTCTTCACGTATTTTTAAACTTTGATGAAAATAATCTAATGCCTTTGCCGTATTCACTTGCAATAGGTATACATAGCCAATATTATTTAATGAAGTTGCCATTCCTTGCTTATTCCCAATTTCTTTCTTAATGGCTAAACTCCTAGAATGGAAATTCAAAGCTTCAGTATAATTTCCTTGCTGATTATAGGTGCTCCCCAAATTATTTAAAGCAGAAGCCATTTCTCTTTTTATCTCTATGACTATATTACTGTCAGAAATGCTCTTAAGGTATTTTTCTGCCATCTCCACAACTGTGCTATTTAAATAAATAGAGGAGTCTGGATATTTGGCATATACCAATTCATCCCATGCCATATAGGCTTTTAAAACCTCTAATGGATTGGTGCTGTTTTGGGTGATTTGAATAAGACTGTCTGCTTTTTCTATAGGTCTAGAAATACCAATAGTTATAAAAGAAATCAATAATAAAAGGAGTATACTTTGTTTCATGAAGGCTTGTGTTTATGCTTTCCAAATATAGGAAAAGAAAGGATTCGTCCTTCCTTTTGTGAGCTTAAAATCTTAAAATAAAGGAAGATGTACGCCTTGGTTAATGCTTTTTTGTGCTTGTTAAACGAATGGAGGCCTTTTGCAATCCTTCTCCTTCTACAATGAGTTTCATTTCTCCTTCTTCATGACTAGATTGAACTAAAACCACCAATTTCCCACTAAATAATTTCATGTTTGGCAAATGGAAAAGCTCCAAAGAAGTGGCATCTCCATTACAAACCGCTCTGAAACTTCCTTTTCCTTGTACTGTAAATGAAAGTGCATTGGTGGCTGTGGGACATGGATTCCCATGCTTGTCAACTAACGAAACGGTGACAAAAGCTAAGTCTTCACCATTGGCTCTTAAGCTGCTTCTATCAGTCTCCAAAAGAATTTGTTGGGCCGCACCTGCAGTGTGAATTTCTTTTACAGCAGCCTCCTCTCCATTTTCATTAAAAGCGATTACTTTTAGTGTGCCTGGCTGGTATTTTACATCCATCCACATCAGACGGTAGCGGTTTTGAGGTGTTTGCTCATGTTTTTTCTGTATACCCATGCTTTTTCCATTCACAAAAAGCTCAGCGCTATCATAGCTGGTATAAACAAATACAGGAGTGGTTTCGCCTTCTCTGCCTTCCCAATTCCAATGTGGAAGAATATGTAAGGTTTCCTCCTCTGTATTCCAGCGGCTTTTATACAGGAAATACCTGTCTTTGGGGAGTCCTGCTAAATCACATATTCCGAAATAGGAGGAGCGTGATGGCCATGCCTGATCGTAGGGTGTGGGTTCGCCCAGATAATCAAAACCCGTCCACACAAATTCTCCAATCACCCAAGGTTTATCGTCTTGTAATACAAAATCATCATCGGGTAAATTAGACCAGCTACAATATTCCAAATCGTAGGAGGAGGATTGAGAATCATCATACTTTTTCATCATGGCTTTCTCCACTGGAAATTTATAGATTCCTCTAGAACTTACAGTGGATGCCGTTTCTGAACCCAGAATAAAACCTTGAGGAAAGGTTTCATAAGCTTCCTCGTAAAGATGGACTCTATAGTTTAGTCCAGGAATATCTAATAGTGCTCCAAAGCCTGATTCCATAGTAGCTTTCACTTGGTCCATCCCAACTGTAACAGGTCTTGTGGGGTCTTCTCGGTGAAATACATCTTGTAAAAACTGGGCTCTTTTTACTCCTTCTTTTCCCCATTGGTCTGGCACTTCATTGCCCGAGCTCCACATGACAATACAAGGGTGATTACGGGTGGCCCTCACTAAGTTCACAATATCTTTTTCTGCATATTCCTCAAAGAATCTATGATATCCACTGTCTACTTTAGCCACTGCCCACTCGTCATAGCTTTCTGCCAAAAACATCAATCCCATTTCATCGCAAAGCTCTAATTGTTCCAATGATGGCATATTATGAGAGCTCCTCACGGCATTGACACCCATATCTTTCAATATTTGTAATTGCCTCCTTAATGCCGATTTATTAATGGCTGCTCCCAAGGGACCCAAATCATGATGCAAACAAATGCCTTTGAATTTTCTTACCTCACCATTTAGACTAAAGCCTTTATGGGCTTCATATTTTATTTCTCTAATGCCAAATTTCGTTTTTATTTCGTCTAATAATTGTTCTTCCTTGAATAGTTGAGTATGAGCAGTGTATAGATAAGGATTCTCTGGACTCCAAAGTTGTGGGGTGGGGATAAACAGTTCTTGCTCAAATTCTTCAGTGTTTAAACCTTTAGAAGCAATAGAAGTTATTTCTTTTCCCTTGGAATTATAGATGGTCGTTAATAAGCTATTATTCTCCCCATGGGTTTTGGTTTTGATATTTACGGAGGCTTTTTCGGAACTTATTTTGGGTGTAGTGATAAAGCTTCCCCACTGTTCT from Lentimicrobium sp. L6 includes:
- a CDS encoding glycoside hydrolase family 2 TIM barrel-domain containing protein codes for the protein MNCIRTCALLLYTLILPVISIAQVREVKELKTNWKFQKGPEKSAYQIDFNDSDWETVQVPHDWAIYGPFDKEIDKQTVAIIQNGEEKASEKTGRTGALPYIGEAWYRTHFDIPKLHKNQKVLLLFEGAMSEPKIFLNGEKVGEWGYGYSYFYFDITDELLSNQENTLAVHLQNRGLSSRWYPGAGLYRNVSLIIKNQESIEQWGSFITTPKISSEKASVNIKTKTHGENNSLLTTIYNSKGKEITSIASKGLNTEEFEQELFIPTPQLWSPENPYLYTAHTQLFKEEQLLDEIKTKFGIREIKYEAHKGFSLNGEVRKFKGICLHHDLGPLGAAINKSALRRQLQILKDMGVNAVRSSHNMPSLEQLELCDEMGLMFLAESYDEWAVAKVDSGYHRFFEEYAEKDIVNLVRATRNHPCIVMWSSGNEVPDQWGKEGVKRAQFLQDVFHREDPTRPVTVGMDQVKATMESGFGALLDIPGLNYRVHLYEEAYETFPQGFILGSETASTVSSRGIYKFPVEKAMMKKYDDSQSSSYDLEYCSWSNLPDDDFVLQDDKPWVIGEFVWTGFDYLGEPTPYDQAWPSRSSYFGICDLAGLPKDRYFLYKSRWNTEEETLHILPHWNWEGREGETTPVFVYTSYDSAELFVNGKSMGIQKKHEQTPQNRYRLMWMDVKYQPGTLKVIAFNENGEEAAVKEIHTAGAAQQILLETDRSSLRANGEDLAFVTVSLVDKHGNPCPTATNALSFTVQGKGSFRAVCNGDATSLELFHLPNMKLFSGKLVVLVQSSHEEGEMKLIVEGEGLQKASIRLTSTKKH
- a CDS encoding tetratricopeptide repeat protein, yielding MKQSILLLLLISFITIGISRPIEKADSLIQITQNSTNPLEVLKAYMAWDELVYAKYPDSSIYLNSTVVEMAEKYLKSISDSNIVIEIKREMASALNNLGSTYNQQGNYTEALNFHSRSLAIKKEIGNKQGMATSLNNIGYVYLLQVNTAKALDYFHQSLKIREEIGDKRGEAGSLINLGTMYYHQEEMVKALDFYFKSIEILEDIDDQRRIAYAYINIGHILSTQRKPDEAIVYFNKCLKIYESIQYPMGVADVYNNLGGISLQLKKPTLALKQFDEALHLYRQINSKKGIASSQNNMAKTYLQLNNYKMAIKLAKQSLAIGKASDINLEIKNAAQTLYQAYEAQGNNSQAYDMFQLYISTRDTILSEENQKQAIRQEFKYAYEKQATADSIQMMEAKKVTDAQIAAQKAEIKQERTQRFALYGGVFMLILFGGFIYNRLRITRQQNILIEQKKKEVEEKNKEILDSINYAKRIQKAILPPDHIVDEYLKDAFILYKPKDIVAGDFYWMEKKDDLILFAAADCTGHGVPGAMVSVVCHNGLNRAVKEFSLSKPGEVLDKTRDIIVQEFEKSDEEVQDGMDIALCSLKGNQLQYAGAHNPLWIIRNGEIIETKATKQPIGKYDNPKPYQTHSFELEKEDVLYIFSDGYVDQFGGEKGKKLKAKAFKKMLLDIQGLSMSEQKIHLDQAFESWRGDLDQIDDVCVIGVKIN